GGCGCAGATCGACGGAAAAGCCCAGGCCTTGGTCGATCAGCGCGGGCGCGCCGCCGACCAGCGGCTGGCTGTCATGCAGCGCCCGCAGCGCCGCATCGTCCAGCACTGCCTGTCCTTGGCGCAGCCGCAGCTGGTTCAGGCGCATGCCCGGGCGGACCAGCACGGAAAAGCTGCGCGGGCAGATCTCGGCGTAGAGGGGGCCGTCATAGCCCTCGGGCAGGCGGTCGAATTCGGTGCCGTCATCGGTGACCAGCCGCGTCAGCAGGTCCAGGCGCCCGGTCGAGGATTTGGCATTGGCCACCGCCGTCATCCCCGGCGGCAGCGCGATGCGTTCGGCCAAGGGCACCAGATAGACGCAGCCCCGTTCCAGGACCGCGCCCCCATCCAGCGCCATGCGATGCATGCAGAAATCGTCCAGCCGGTCGGATATCCGCCGCCCCCGCCCGGCCAGAAAGCTGGCGCGCAGGCGATAGGCGGTGTCGCCCAAGCGCAGGTCCAGGCTGGCGGGCTGGATCTGTTCCTCGGTCACGGGGATGTCGGATCGGATCACGCCGCGCGCGATCAGGTCCCTGATCCGGCTGTCGGGCAGAACGCCATTCGTCATGATGAACCCCGATTGTGTCGGCGGATAAGGGAAACGCCCATCCTTGGAAAAGGATGGGCGTTTTCGGAATGGTCGGGCCGGCGAGATTCGAACTCGCGGCCTTCCGCCCCCCAGACGGACGCGCTAACCAGGCTGCGCCACGGCCCGACACGCGTCGTATAGTGCGATCCGGCGACCGAGCACAAGGGCCGAGAGGCGGAAATCTTTGGCAAAATGCACGATGCCGCGACAGGGGGTGTCAGGGCAGGTCCAGCATCGCATGGGCCAGCCGCAGAAGGGCAGGACGAGCGGCCGGACCGCCCTGCGTGCCGCGCAGCAGCCGCGCGAAACCGGTCAGACGGCCCAGCCAGTCGCGCGCCGATATCTCGGCCGCGGCGGGCTGGGGCAGCGATTCGGGGGCGGGGCCGGGAAAGGGCGGCGCCTCGGGCGGCGGCGCGTGGTCCGGGCGGTCGCCCGACAGCAGCCGCGCGCCCCGGTCGCGCACCGCGGCACCGCGATCGGCGGCGATCATCTTGCGCGCGCCCCGGATCGTCATGCCGTCATCGCGCAGCAGGGCGCAGATGCCCGCGGCCAGCGTGACATCATCGGGGCGGTAATAGCGGCGCCCGTCGGGCCGCTTCATCGGGCTGAGCGCCAGGAACTGGGTTTCCCAATATCGCAGCACATGGGGCGCGACGCCGATCATCCTGGCGGTTTCGCCGATGGAACGGAATGCCTCGGCCCCCTTGGCCATCGCTTACTTGCGGTTTCCCGCGGCCACGCGATCCTTCATCAGATGCGAGGGGCGGAAGGACAGCACGCGGCGCGGGGTGATGGGCACCTCCTCGCCGGTCTTGGGGTTGCGGCCGATGCGTTCGTTCTTGTCCCGGACCGAGAACGTCCCGAAGGACGAGATCTTGACCTGTTCCCCGCGCACCAGCGCGTCCGAGATATGGTCCAGCACGCTTTCCACGAGCTGCGCGGATTCGTGACGCGACAGCCCGACATCGCGGAACACCGCCTCGGCCAGGTCCATCCGCGTCAAGGTCTTGTCGCCCATGGTCGATCCTCTTGGAATGGGAAAAGGATGGTTCGGATTCGTCGCCCTGTCAACGGATCGGGCGGGGAAATCGTTCCCCGCCCGTGACTTGTCCGTGATGATTTGAGCGTCAGCCCGCGCAGGCCTCGATCTCGGCCAGGTCGGGACTGTCGGGCGTGCGGCCCAGATCGAAGGGCGCCGAGGCGCTGCGCCAGGTCGAATAATCCTCCAGATAGCCGATCATGCTGGCATAGACGCGGGCGCTGTCGGCATTTTCGCAGGCGACCTCGACGATGGTCTCGTTGGCCAGTTCCTGGATGCGGGCCAAGGTCTCGTCATCCATGCGGGTGATCTCGATCCCGGCTTCCTCGAACTGGCGATAGGCCTCGTTCGCGCGGCGTTCGGTGAAGGACAGCGACCACAGCATGGTGGCGTCGGCGGCTATCTTCAGCCGTTCCTGGGTCTGTTCGTCCAGCGCGTCCCAGCTGTTCTTGTTGATCATCACCCCGAAGACCGACGAGGACTGGTGCCAGCCCGGCGTCGCCCAGTATTGCGTCACCTGGTGGAAGCCGCCCGAGTAATCCACGTTGGGGGTCGAGAATTCCGCCCCGTCGATCACGCCGCGTTCCAGCGACTGATAGATCTCGCCCCCGGCCATGCTGACCTGGTTGCCGCCCAGTTTCTCCAGCAACCGGCCCTGTTCCAGGCCCGACAGGCGCAGGCGCAGGCCCTGCAGGTCGTCGGTGGTGCGGATCGGCTGGCTGACGGTGCGGAAGCCCGATTCGTTGTTGGTCACGCCATAGGGCAGATAGACCATGCCGAACTGGCCGTAGATCTCGTTATAGATGTCGGCCCCGCCCCATTCCTGGATCCAGTTCACGTAATCCACGGCGTTGAACAGGCTGGCCGTGGTGGCCAGGGGCGAAAAGGCCGGGTTGCGGCCCGCCCAGTATCCCGGCCAGTCGGCGCCGGCCTGGATCGTGCCCGATTCCACGGCGCCGAAGACCTCGCCGGCGGGGACCAGGCTGCCGCCTTCATAGAATTCGATGGACAGCGTCTCGGGATCGACCAGCTTGCCGACCATGTCGACCCAGTAGCGGTCGATCTCGATCAGCTCCAGGCTGGAGGGCCAGGTCGAGGTCATGGTCCAGTTCTCGGCCATGGCCGGTCCGGCGGCGGCCATCGCAAGGGCGGCGGTGGTCAGCAGATGTTTCATCGGGTCTCCTCCGTTTGGAATTGTCAGCCGTAGAGTGCCAGGGGAAGCCAGGTCACCAAGGCCGGGAACAGGATCATCGCCGCGCACATCATCAGCACCATGACGATGAAGGGCAGCACGCCGATGATGATGTCGGTCGTGGTCACATGCGGCGGCGATATCGCCCGCATGTAGAAGAGCGCGTATCCGAAGGGCGGCGACAGAAAGCTGGTCTGCAGCACCACGGCCATCAGGATCACGAACCACAGCGGGTCCACGCCCATCTCGTTCACCAAGGGCAGGAAGATCGGGAAGGACAGCAGCACGATCCCGGTCCAGTCCAGGAACATCCCCAGGATGAACACCACCAGCAGCATCACCGCGATCAGCGTATAGGGATCGTCGGCCAGCCCGCGGATCAGGTCCTGGCTGGCGCGCAGGCCCCCGGTGATGTTGAAGACCCCGGTGAAGGCCGTGGCGCCCACCACGATGAAGAGGATCATGGCAGAGGTGCGGCCCGTCTCCAGCAGGGCGGAATAGAAGGTCCGCCACTGGAACCGGCCGCGCGCGATCACGATCAGCAGGGCCAGGGCCGCGCCGATCGCGCTGGCCTCGGTCGCGGTGGCGATGCCCGCCAGCAGCGAGCCCAGAATTCCCAGGATCAGGATCAGCGGCGGGACGGCCTCGACGATCAGCATCTTCCACATGGCGCCGCGGCTGATCTGTTCGGATTCCGCGATGCGCGGGGCCCATTCGGGCTTCAGCCAGGCGATGATGACGACATAGATCGCATACATCACCCCCAGCAGCAGGCCGGGTATCATCGCCCCGGCGAAAAGCTGTCCCACCGACAGGCCGGGCGCATAGGAGGCCATCAGGATCAGCATGATCGAGGGCGGGATCAGGATGCCCAGGCACCCCGAGGCCCCGATCAGCCCCGTGGCCAGCCGCTTGTCATATCCGTATTGCAGCATCGGGCGCAGCGCCATCATCCCCATCACGGTGATCGACGCGCCGATGATCCCCGTCGTCGCCGCCAGCAGGATCGAGATGAACACCACCGCCAGCCCCAGCCCGCCCGAGACGCGGCTCATCAGGTGGCGCAGCGCCTCGAACATGCGGTCGGTCACGCCGCTGTCGGACAGGAACCGCGCCATCAGCACGAAGAGCGGGATCGCGATCAGGACGTAATTGTCCAGCACGTCGCCGAAGATGCGGTTGATGACGATGCCCAAGACCTGGGGCCGGTCGGCGATGAAGGCGCCCAGAACCGCCGTGCCGCCCAGCACGAAGGCCAGCGGATGCCCCATGAACAGGCCTAGCAGCAGCAGGCCCGACATCACCAGGGCGATCATTTCACCCGACATGGCGCGGCTCCTCGCGGTTCAGGACCAGCTTCAGCGCCTCGGAGACCCCTTGGATCAGCAGTAGGCAGGCGGCGACGAACATCGCCATCTTCAGCGGATAGACGGGCAGGGCCACGGCGCCATAGGTCACCTCGCCCTGCCGCCAGGAGGTCATGGCGAAGGTCCAGCTGCGGTTGGCGAATATCCAGGCGAAGGGAAAGAAGAAGATCACATAGCCCGCCAGGTCCACCCATCGCCGAATGGCGGGCCGCAGCCGCGCCGTCAGCAGGTCCACCCGCACATGCGCCTGATGGCGCAGCGCATAGCCGCCCAGCATGATGAAGTAGAACCCATAGAGCTGCTTGGTGACGTCGAAGGCCCATCGCGTCGGCTGCCCGAAGACATAGCGCATGAACACGTCATAGATGATGATACCGGCAAAAATCAGCGCGACGACCGACAGGATGCGGCCGACGATCTCATTGATGCCGTCGATCAGACGGACGATCGGCAAGATATGAAGCCCTCCCCAGAGCAGCGGGCGCTTATGCTGCACCTGCATCGGGGGGCAGTGTTCAGCAGGGGGGAACCTCTGTCAAGCCACTGGATTTGCAACATTGACACAGCCTTCCCATATGTCGGGAAGGCGACAGAAAGGGCATGACATGGCGGGCGGATGGGCGCGCGACGACGCGGTGAACGACCAGATTGAGGTCTCGACGGCCGAGGCGGTGGCGCGGGCGCGCGCCGCGGCGGCACGGCGGGCGGGGGCGGGGGACAGCGCGCTGACCTGCGCGGAATGCGACGAGCCGATCCCCGAGGCGCGCCGCGCGGCGCAGCCGGGCGTCAAGCTGTGCCTGGCCTGTCAGTCGGGGGTGGACCGCGCCCGCAGGCCCATGGGCGGCATGAACCGCCGGGCCAGCAAGGACGCGCTGCTGAAGTGACCTACCAGCGCAGGACGACCGCGCCCCAGCTGAGGCCACCGCCGATCGCCTCGGTCACGACGACCTGACCGGGGGTGAACCGCCCCTGACCATCCGCGACCGACAGGGCCAGCGGGATGGACGCGGCGGATGTGTTGCCGTGATCGGCCACGGTCAGCACGACCTTGTCCAAGGGCAGGCCCATCTTCTGCGCGGTGGCGGTGATGATGCGCATGTTGGCCTGATGCGGGACCAGCCAATCGACCTGATCGGGGGTCAGCCCCGCCCGGTCCAGCGCGGTATGGGCGGTGCGGGCCAGCTTTTCGACCGCATGGCGGAAGACCAGGTTGCCCTGCATGCGCAGCTGCCCCGCCGTGCCGGTCGAGGACACGCCCCCGTCCACATAGAGCAGTTCGCGATAGCTGCCGTCGCTGTTGAGGTCGCTGGACAGGATGCCGCGATCGTCGCTGGTGCCGGCGCCGTCCTGCGCCTCCAGCACCACGGCGCCGGCGCCGTCGCCGAACAGCACGCAGGTGGACCGGTCGGTCCAGTCCATGATGCGCGAGAAGGTCTCGGCCCCGATGACCAGGATGCGGTCGGCCTGGCCCGCGCGGATCATCGCATCGGCATTGGCCAAGGCAAAGACGAAGCCCGCGCAGACCGCCTGCACGTCGAAGGCGAAGCCGCGCTTGATGCCCAGGCCCGCCTGGACCGTCGTGGCCACGGCCGGAAAGGTGAAATCGGGGGTGGAGGTCGCCAGGATGATCCCGTCGATATCGGCGGGGGTCAGCCCGGCGCGGTCCAGCGCGGCGCGGGCGGCGCGGATGCCCAGATCGCTGGTCATCTGGCCTTCGGCGGCGAAATGCCGACGCTCGATCCCGCTGCGCGAGCGGATCCATTCGTCGGTCGTGTCCAGACGGCCCTCGAACCAGCTGTTCTCGACCACGCGTTCGGGCAGGTAATGTCCGGTGCCCCGGATGACGGCGCGACGGGTCATGCGCCGCCCTCGGCGGTGGCGGCGGCGGTGCCTTGGGCCACGCGGGCGGCCAGCCGGTCCTGGAACCCCGACTGCGCCAGGGTGAAGGCCAGCTTGATCGCCGCCGATACCCCGGTCGCATCGGCCGAGCCGTGGGATTTCACCACGGTGCCGTTCAGGCCCAGGAAGATGCCGCCGTTCACGCGGCGCGGATCGATGCGCTTTTGCAGGCGCTTCAACGAGGTCATGGCCAGGATGGCCGCAAATTTCGACATGATGGAATTCGAGAAGGCGTCCTTGAGGAAATCGCCGACCAGCTTGGCCGTGCCTTCGCCGGTCTTCAAGGCGACATTCCCGGTAAAGCCGTCCGTCACGATCACATCGACGCGCGCCGAGGGCAGATCGCCCCCCTCGACAAAGCCGATATAGTCGAAGCTGCCATTGGCGGCCTTCTCGATCATCTCATGGGCCTGCTTCAGTTCGGCGCGGCCCTTGTGTTCCTCGGTGCCGACATTCAGCAGCCCGACGCGCGGCCGTTCCAGCCCTAGACCGTTGCGGGCATAGGATGCCCCCATCAGCGCATATTGCAGCAGGTCATGCGCGTCGGCGCGGATATCGGCGCCCACGTCCAGCATGATGTTGAACCCCTGGGGATTGCGCGACGGCCACAGGCAGGCGATGGCCGGCCGGTTCACGCCCGGCAGCTTGCGCAGCCGCATCATCGACAGCGCCATCAGCGCGCCGGTATTCCCGCAGGAGACCGCGACCTGCGCCTCGCCCTGCTTGACGGATTCCAGCGCCGACCACATCGAGGTGCCTTCGCCCTTGCGCAGCACCTGGCTGGGCTTGTCGTCCATGGTCACCGTGCCCGCCGCATGGCGGATGTCGCACCGGCCCGCCAGCGACCTGCGCCGCGCGATCAGGCCGGACAGCACGGATTCGTCGCCATGGACGATGAACCGGATCTCCGGGTTCTTCTCGGCGCTCTCGGCCATGCCGGCAACCACGACCGCAGGGCCGCGATCGCCGCCCATCGCGTCGATCGAAATGACCACGCCGACCCCGGTATCGGGGTCGCGCGGCGCCGGATTGGTCGCGTGTTCGACAGTCATCAGCAGGCGCCGCGATCCGCGGTCAGGCCGCGTCGTCGTCCAGGTCGATCTCGTTCGCTTTCGCGATCACTTCGCGATCCGCGTAATGGCCGCAGGACGGGCAGACGTGATGCGGGCGCTTCAGCTCGCCGCAGTTCGAGCATTCGTTCGGGTTGCCCGCGACCAGCGCATCATGCGCACGGCGCATGTTGCGCTTGGACCGGGTTACGCGATTCTGAGGGACAGCCATGTCACCACCTCGGTTGTCGGGGTGCCGCCGGGGCGGGCACCGCAGATTTGAATTCGTAAATGAACCGCGCCAATACGCCATGACGACCGGTCCCGCAAGCCCCGAAGGCCCGAGGGCGACCGCAATTCCGCCGCGTTCCCCCCGTGATTGCCCCGGATCGGGCCCGGATGCGCCCCCTTTCGGCCCCGCGGGCGCGGATTTCCCCGCCCCCTGTGGCCCGGCTGCAACGACGGGGGAATCGCCCCCCGGCGGCGCGGCTCAGTCTTCCTTGCGGCCCATCAGCCGGCCCAGATCGGCGAAGGGGCGGCGCGTGTCGGCCGGGGCCTCATCGGGCGCGGGGGCGTCGGGCAGGGCGGCACCCTCGGCGCGCGGATATTCGGGCAGGGCCAGCGACAGCGCCTCGACCATGATCGCGTCCAGGTCGATGAAGTTGCCCAAGGGCTCCAGCGTCTCGTCCGGCATCTCGACCTCCTCGCCCTCGGGCTGGGACAGATGGGGCGAGAACTGGATGCGCACCGGTTCCGACAGATCGCTGCGCACGGGTTTCAGCGTCACCACGCAAGGCTGGGTGACGCGGGCGGTCAGCGTGGCCGTCAGCAGCCAGCCGTCGCTGCCCTGGGCGCGGATCTCGCCCCGGAAATCCAGCTTGGGCAGGCCGGTCAGTCCCAGCTCGGCCGCCAGCGCCTCGCGCAGGGGGGCGTCGGGGCGCAGGTGAAAGGGCGTCGGCGCGTTGGGGTTCAGATGGGCGACGCGCAGTCGCTGCGGATGGGCGGGTGGGGATGTCATGAGGGGGCCTCGGCGCCTGGCGGATGATCAACTTGAGCAGGGTGGCCGAGTTTGCTAGGCAGGGCGGGCCGCGTCAACCGCCCGCAGGAGGGAACCCGCCCATGTCCGCCATCAGAAGCCTGATGACACTGGCGTTTCTGGCCGTCCTCGGGCTTGCCGCCTGTTCGCCCATCGAACGCAATCACGGCTATGTGCCGTCGAACCTGGAACTGGCGCAGGTGGTGCCGGGCCAGACGACGGTCGACGACCTGCCGGGCCTGATCGGCCGCCCCTCGGCGCAGGGGCTTCTGACGGGGTCGGGCTGGTATTACGTCGGATCGCGCTGGAGCCGCCTTGGCGCCGCCGCCCCGCGCGAGATCGATCGCCAGGTCGTGGCGATCTCCTTCGCGCCGAACGGGGTGGTCAGCAATGTCGAACGCTTCGGGCTGGAACGCGGGCGGGTGGTCACCCTGTCGCGCCGCATCACCGATGGCAGCGTGACCGAGATCAGCCTGGTCCGCCAGATCCTGGGCAACCTGGGCAACTTCCAGGCCGGCGACTTCATCGAATAGGGCCCGCGCGGTTCAGACCGCGCGGATCAGCTCGCCCGCCAGCCGGTGCAGCTGGTCGCGATGCCCGGTCCGGCCCGATGGCAGGTCGGGATCCGATGTCATCGCGATGGCGGTCGCGCGCTGGCGCCCGGTGGCGGGAAAGACATAGATCATCTGCCCGCCATAGCCCCAGCCATAGCGCACCTGGCGCCCGCCCAGCTGGCCGATGAACCAGCCATAGCCGTATCCCTGGCCGCTGAAGATGCTGGCCGTGCGCGGCTGCCAGCTGTCGCGGATCCAGCCCTGCGGCACGACCTGCCGCCCGCCCGCGCGCCCGTCCCGGGCATAGGTCGCCCCGAAGGCCAGCAGGGACCGGGTGCTCATCGCCATCTGGTTGCCGCCCAGATAGATGCCCTGCGGATCGCGGTCCCATCCGGTGATGCGGAAACCCGGGATCGGACCCAGCCAGTCGCGCGCCACCTGCATCAAGGGCCGCCCCGTCACCCGCGTCAGGATCGCCGCGACCAGATGGGTCGATGCGGTCGAATACTGCATCCGCGTGCCCGGATCCTGGGTGAAGGGCGCGGCCAGGGCGGCGCGCACCCAGTTGCGGCTGCTGACCCACCGGCCGTAATTGCTGCCCGACTGACGCTCCAGCCCCGCCTGCATGGACAGCAGATGCCCAAGCGTGATGCGGTTCATCCGCGGATCGGGATCGGGCGGCAGGTCGGATCGCAGCAGCGGCGCGATGGGCTGGTCGGCGCCCTGCAGCAGGCCGCGCGCGATGGCGATGCCGGCCAAGGCCGAGATGACCGATTTCGATGCCGACTTGATGTTCGTCGGGCTGTCGGGGCCAAAGCCATGATAGCCTTGGGCCGCGATCTCGGACCCCTCGGCGCCGTCATCGCGCCAGATGGCGATGGCGCGCAGGGGCTCCATG
Above is a genomic segment from Paracoccus aestuarii containing:
- a CDS encoding serine hydrolase domain-containing protein; this encodes MKRRSLILTAAALPLLAAPALARTGLTPLLSQARGMEPLRAIAIWRDDGAEGSEIAAQGYHGFGPDSPTNIKSASKSVISALAGIAIARGLLQGADQPIAPLLRSDLPPDPDPRMNRITLGHLLSMQAGLERQSGSNYGRWVSSRNWVRAALAAPFTQDPGTRMQYSTASTHLVAAILTRVTGRPLMQVARDWLGPIPGFRITGWDRDPQGIYLGGNQMAMSTRSLLAFGATYARDGRAGGRQVVPQGWIRDSWQPRTASIFSGQGYGYGWFIGQLGGRQVRYGWGYGGQMIYVFPATGRQRATAIAMTSDPDLPSGRTGHRDQLHRLAGELIRAV
- a CDS encoding 2'-deoxycytidine 5'-triphosphate deaminase, whose translation is MTNGVLPDSRIRDLIARGVIRSDIPVTEEQIQPASLDLRLGDTAYRLRASFLAGRGRRISDRLDDFCMHRMALDGGAVLERGCVYLVPLAERIALPPGMTAVANAKSSTGRLDLLTRLVTDDGTEFDRLPEGYDGPLYAEICPRSFSVLVRPGMRLNQLRLRQGQAVLDDAALRALHDSQPLVGGAPALIDQGLGFSVDLRPRDGDLVGYRARPHSGVIDLDRIGAYDATEFWDELRTRDGRLILDPGAFYILVSRESVAIPADYAAEMAPYLAMVGEFRVHYAGFFDPGFGIGDQGRGARGVLEVRCHEAPFVLEHGQTVGRLVYERMGARPDRLYGQGIRSNYQGQGLKLAKQFR
- a CDS encoding YceD family protein, encoding MTSPPAHPQRLRVAHLNPNAPTPFHLRPDAPLREALAAELGLTGLPKLDFRGEIRAQGSDGWLLTATLTARVTQPCVVTLKPVRSDLSEPVRIQFSPHLSQPEGEEVEMPDETLEPLGNFIDLDAIMVEALSLALPEYPRAEGAALPDAPAPDEAPADTRRPFADLGRLMGRKED
- a CDS encoding MerR family transcriptional regulator codes for the protein MAKGAEAFRSIGETARMIGVAPHVLRYWETQFLALSPMKRPDGRRYYRPDDVTLAAGICALLRDDGMTIRGARKMIAADRGAAVRDRGARLLSGDRPDHAPPPEAPPFPGPAPESLPQPAAAEISARDWLGRLTGFARLLRGTQGGPAARPALLRLAHAMLDLP
- the dctP gene encoding TRAP transporter substrate-binding protein DctP, encoding MKHLLTTAALAMAAAGPAMAENWTMTSTWPSSLELIEIDRYWVDMVGKLVDPETLSIEFYEGGSLVPAGEVFGAVESGTIQAGADWPGYWAGRNPAFSPLATTASLFNAVDYVNWIQEWGGADIYNEIYGQFGMVYLPYGVTNNESGFRTVSQPIRTTDDLQGLRLRLSGLEQGRLLEKLGGNQVSMAGGEIYQSLERGVIDGAEFSTPNVDYSGGFHQVTQYWATPGWHQSSSVFGVMINKNSWDALDEQTQERLKIAADATMLWSLSFTERRANEAYRQFEEAGIEITRMDDETLARIQELANETIVEVACENADSARVYASMIGYLEDYSTWRSASAPFDLGRTPDSPDLAEIEACAG
- a CDS encoding TRAP transporter small permease subunit; protein product: MPIVRLIDGINEIVGRILSVVALIFAGIIIYDVFMRYVFGQPTRWAFDVTKQLYGFYFIMLGGYALRHQAHVRVDLLTARLRPAIRRWVDLAGYVIFFFPFAWIFANRSWTFAMTSWRQGEVTYGAVALPVYPLKMAMFVAACLLLIQGVSEALKLVLNREEPRHVG
- the rpmF gene encoding 50S ribosomal protein L32, producing MAVPQNRVTRSKRNMRRAHDALVAGNPNECSNCGELKRPHHVCPSCGHYADREVIAKANEIDLDDDAA
- the ihfA gene encoding integration host factor subunit alpha, with the translated sequence MGDKTLTRMDLAEAVFRDVGLSRHESAQLVESVLDHISDALVRGEQVKISSFGTFSVRDKNERIGRNPKTGEEVPITPRRVLSFRPSHLMKDRVAAGNRK
- a CDS encoding DksA/TraR family C4-type zinc finger protein — encoded protein: MAGGWARDDAVNDQIEVSTAEAVARARAAAARRAGAGDSALTCAECDEPIPEARRAAQPGVKLCLACQSGVDRARRPMGGMNRRASKDALLK
- the plsX gene encoding phosphate acyltransferase PlsX; this translates as MTVEHATNPAPRDPDTGVGVVISIDAMGGDRGPAVVVAGMAESAEKNPEIRFIVHGDESVLSGLIARRRSLAGRCDIRHAAGTVTMDDKPSQVLRKGEGTSMWSALESVKQGEAQVAVSCGNTGALMALSMMRLRKLPGVNRPAIACLWPSRNPQGFNIMLDVGADIRADAHDLLQYALMGASYARNGLGLERPRVGLLNVGTEEHKGRAELKQAHEMIEKAANGSFDYIGFVEGGDLPSARVDVIVTDGFTGNVALKTGEGTAKLVGDFLKDAFSNSIMSKFAAILAMTSLKRLQKRIDPRRVNGGIFLGLNGTVVKSHGSADATGVSAAIKLAFTLAQSGFQDRLAARVAQGTAAATAEGGA
- a CDS encoding TRAP transporter large permease; translation: MSGEMIALVMSGLLLLGLFMGHPLAFVLGGTAVLGAFIADRPQVLGIVINRIFGDVLDNYVLIAIPLFVLMARFLSDSGVTDRMFEALRHLMSRVSGGLGLAVVFISILLAATTGIIGASITVMGMMALRPMLQYGYDKRLATGLIGASGCLGILIPPSIMLILMASYAPGLSVGQLFAGAMIPGLLLGVMYAIYVVIIAWLKPEWAPRIAESEQISRGAMWKMLIVEAVPPLILILGILGSLLAGIATATEASAIGAALALLIVIARGRFQWRTFYSALLETGRTSAMILFIVVGATAFTGVFNITGGLRASQDLIRGLADDPYTLIAVMLLVVFILGMFLDWTGIVLLSFPIFLPLVNEMGVDPLWFVILMAVVLQTSFLSPPFGYALFYMRAISPPHVTTTDIIIGVLPFIVMVLMMCAAMILFPALVTWLPLALYG
- a CDS encoding beta-ketoacyl-ACP synthase III; the encoded protein is MTRRAVIRGTGHYLPERVVENSWFEGRLDTTDEWIRSRSGIERRHFAAEGQMTSDLGIRAARAALDRAGLTPADIDGIILATSTPDFTFPAVATTVQAGLGIKRGFAFDVQAVCAGFVFALANADAMIRAGQADRILVIGAETFSRIMDWTDRSTCVLFGDGAGAVVLEAQDGAGTSDDRGILSSDLNSDGSYRELLYVDGGVSSTGTAGQLRMQGNLVFRHAVEKLARTAHTALDRAGLTPDQVDWLVPHQANMRIITATAQKMGLPLDKVVLTVADHGNTSAASIPLALSVADGQGRFTPGQVVVTEAIGGGLSWGAVVLRW
- a CDS encoding outer membrane protein assembly factor BamE; amino-acid sequence: MSAIRSLMTLAFLAVLGLAACSPIERNHGYVPSNLELAQVVPGQTTVDDLPGLIGRPSAQGLLTGSGWYYVGSRWSRLGAAAPREIDRQVVAISFAPNGVVSNVERFGLERGRVVTLSRRITDGSVTEISLVRQILGNLGNFQAGDFIE